Within Macaca nemestrina isolate mMacNem1 chromosome 12, mMacNem.hap1, whole genome shotgun sequence, the genomic segment GAGGATTTGTACTCCCATCTGAAACCAGAAGCCAAACTTATTCTATTGAATGATGACTGCCTCTCATATCTAACTGCAAAAAGGCACAGTTGCTTACTCCTTCCTACTTTACTGCTTTTTCATTCATCCAATCATCTATTCAAGGTATAAATTTCTGGTGGCAATTTACAAGATCTGGTGCCAGATTCTATGAAGGGTAAAATGTTGAGTCCTGCCCTCAAATAGGGAAGACAGAGAAGGTACACAAATAATATCATTTCCACAGTGGTTTCATTCATTTAAGACACGTGTTAATTACTACTTTGTGCCAGGTGTTGTACTGGATATTGGGGAACAGAGGTGAATGAATATGATTCTCACATTCATGGACCCAGAGCAGTTTAATGCAATATTGTATCTAAGCCTAGTGCTTTACCAGGTCACATCTCATAGCCTATCCAATATATTAAAATGCACACACATTCTACGTTAAATACATGTGTTTGCTGTTTAATCTAGTTTGAAGTACTTGAAGAATTGGAAGAACCAGTCGCCGAGTGTGGAAAATTGTTCTCAGATCTTCCCCCTTCCCTGTACACACACCGGTTGCCTGGTGACTTTGCAgttcctccccaccccatcaATGTTGGGCTTTGGGCAGTAGAATGTAGACAGAACTAACACTGTGCTGAGCTCGACACTGGAAGCCACTGCATCTTTCTGTTTGCCTCTGTTCTGGTTCTGTCATTGCGTGTAAAGAACATGCCCCCGCTAATACTGTCTCATAGAGGGCATGAGGCTAAATGAGGTAGCCTATGGGATGGTCGTAGAGATGTACCTGGCACGAATGCTCCGGAAATGGCATGGCGCCATTATTACTTCTGTTACTACTACCATGTTACTCTGTTTTGATGTTTACTTGTCTAGATGGTTGTGCATGATTTTTAGGTTTTGGATAAATATTACCAAATTACTCAACCACTAGCAGGAAAAGGTGATGTTCATTTCAACTTGAGGTCAAAAGTATTGCGAGATCGGGATTCCTAGGAGCCAGATCATAGACTCCAGCTCAGTCCAAAACCTGGAAGGCAAAGAACCTCTACGAGGGTAATGCCCTCATAAGGACTCTCCGTTTGGACTCTTAAGGGGGTGTCCGCCCCATCAAGACTCCGGAGGCTGCTAGCCTTCCTCCTTccagaaaaggaaataaccaccgCGCCCGTCCTAGCTGTGGCCGGAGGTTCAAGCGCCCGGGCTGCAGGGACTAGTAGGGGCGCGCGATCTGTAGTGGCCTCCGTCTTCCTTGTACCTCAGGACGCAGAAACCCGCCCCGCTTTCCTCCAGACCTCACCGCACGAAAGACCCTCCAAGACCCTCTCGAGGCGCCCGCAGTACTCCTTAATTCGCAGCTCTACAGAATGAGACCAGCGTGGCAGCTCCCTTTCAGGACGGCTCCCGAGAGAGGTGAGAGCAGCCCCTAAAACTCAAGCAGGAAAGGCGTTTCTTCCTAACCGGGGTTGGGAGTGCCGCGCGCTGCCAGCAGATAGCGACAGAGGATGAGCCTGCGGAAAGCTGGTAAGCGGAAGGCGGATCCGAGGCGAGGACCGACATCCCTCATGCCAACGGCAGCACGGCGTGGAAATGGTTTACCCAGTCCTCAGTTCTCTAGGACAGAGCTTGAGCCTTCTGGGAAACCGCATTTCCCCGACTGAGTGTTGGGGAAGCTGGAGTGGTTAGTGGGGGTGTCAAGTTGGGAAGCTGAACGTTCACTTCCTTGTGCTCCTCTGAGAACCATCTGTTGGTCTAAAGGTGCTAGAACTGAGGCTGGTGAGCCCCTTGGGGCCATCTCAAGGGCTAACAAGATCTCAAACGCTCTTCTCTCCGTCCCTTGTGGTATCCTGGATTATTGTGAAAATGTATAGGGATTCCTGGGGAAGGCATaaggattaaaatataaaatatataggtttaaatataaataactttatatatatataaatttttttcttgtaaaccaATATACAGTAGGAAGTTTAATTCCTTAACTTTCGTTTTTCTCCGTAGCCTTTTtataggcaacaagagcaaaagcaCACTGCAATTTCTAAACCAATTGCAGGCGTTTCTGCTCCTTGAAGCCTGGGAATTAATGTATATGCTCAGTCCCTTTTCCCTTAGCTGGCCATTGAAGAAATTGAACCCACAGGATTGGACTGTCCAGAATCATTAGTCAGAGTTCATTTTGAGTGGATATCTTTTAGTTCTTCTTCAACACTATAACCAACCTTtaccaaaagcaaaaacaaaacaaaacaaaaaactgcagaCACCAGTGAGTTCTGTTCACAAAGAATGACTCCTTATGTCATCACACCAGCGAGGAATGGACCAGCCTCTGATTTTCTCTTCTTGGCTGACTTTATAAGGTTGGATGCAGCCCATGAGGATCATGCAGCAAAGACAAAGTGATGGAGAAGCCCCACCTTTAGCTAGTTTGTATGTTTCCACTTCATGTAGCTGTTGGAACACCAGTCTCTCTAATGTGCTCTATGGGATAGCTGTTACCTTCCACTAATTTATATCTATGACATATAAACCTAAGGTATCctgttaaaaattttattcagttGGAGAAAATTTTCGTGCATGCCAGATATAGTGTTAAGCATTGGGATTGCCAAGATGAATCTAACATTGTCCTCACCATCCATTAAGTCACAATCTAGTAGAtgagtaaaagtacaaaaatttaaaaacagagttATAAACATAATACTGAAGTGAACAGGCTGCAGTGGTAGCACAGAGAGGGCTTCAGGGATGCTGTCACAGAGGTGGTAACATTTGAGATATAGACTCCAAATTCAGATGTGTTTTGTTGTTGCAAAATTCCAGGGTCTATGTGCCCAGTTCCTGAACATTCCAGTGATAATTTTTACCTAAAATTCAGGTGGCAAATGAATTGTATTATAACCACTCGAAACTACTGTGTTTCTGGTTCGTCTTGTGAAACCCATCGTTGGTTCAGAGGGATGGAGGCAGAGGTCATACAGCAGGTAAGCTCAAGCAGTGATATATGACAGGGCTTTCAGAATTGGGGCCGTGAAGAGCAGGCTTTATTTGCATGCTATTTAAAAACAAGTTTTGCAACTGATTTATCCTATAAAACACTTACATGAATAACTCAGTGGAGATTTATTTGCAATAGTAGGATCAGGTGATTTGAGATCTTTAATGTGTGTGGTTGTAGCAGGATTCTGAATATTCGATCTTtgctggatgcatagtttgcaaatattttctctcattctgtaggttgtgtgtttaGCATGTTGAtaggttcttttgctgtgcagaagctttaattaggtcccatttgccaatttttggttttgttgcaattgctttgggtgtctttgtcatgaaatttttgccagtAATTATTGGCATATTTTCTTGAAGACACCATCTTTTTTCTAACATTCCATGGGTTCAATCTGATGATCTTGAAGCAATGACTCTTGTTTACCTTTCTCTTTATTGTAGGTCTCAAGTTTCTcatcatttaataatttatacaAGCTCTCGTTTGTCTCTTTAATGTTACAAAGAATAGAATCGATAGAATAACCAAACTCAATAAGGGCATGCACATTACATCCACGTTGATAAAAATGACCAAAGGCATGCAAAGCAACCAATTTGCCAGATGCATTAAACACTGGGGAGCCTGAAGACCCATCAGAGAAACAAGTATCGTAACTAAGCGTGTGCGTGTTCCAAACCTCTGATAGGAAACTTCTTTGGGTAAACATAGGGTATACATTACTGGTGGTATCACAGAGATCTACCAACCCATCTTGACAATCGTTTGGATATTTTTTCAATCGTTCCTTTAGAGGAATCACAGTACAACCATCTATTTTCTTGATCTGGCCTTGGGGATGACCAATTAAATAAATCAAACCAGTAGATGGTTGAGGAGAAATCTGTCGCCATAGTCCTGGAGGAAatgcatttccattttcttttagttttaaaatggcATAATCTAGAGTTTTATTGGAAAAAAGCCATGGCTCAATGGAAAACCAATTGTCACGAGTAGGGCAGAACTCTGTATAAGTGAAGGTTACCTTAGCACATTTGCTAATTATATCTTGCCACAAACTTTCACATGTGTTTTCACCTGCTATAAGATGTACAACATGTCGACAGGTGAAAATATAACCACCATTGAAGACAAAGCAAGTAGCATTGCCTGTGTTTCCATTATTGTCCCATTCCATGAACCCAACTGACTTGCTGTGATATGTAAGCTGTTCACAGGTTGCAACTGAAACAGAATTTGCAGTCATTTTTCCAAAGTCCTTTTTATATATGTTGAATTGCTTAGATGGTGAAAGATCCATTCTCTTTTGTTcttcctgaaaatattttcttatccaCTGTGCCTCCTCCTTAAAATTCGGATAATGATGCATAATGGCTTCATTCAACATTTGAGAATTCTTTAAGAGGTTAATTGCCTCCTTTTGGACATCCAGATTAATAGCATACTGCCTACTCAGATGTGGTCTCCGCCTAACTTGTGAGTTTATTTGACAATATTTTCGGGTCAAACTATGAATGTAATAATTTCTAATCCTGGGAATTGTCTGGCGAGTTTTACCTTTAATATAATGGCTTAGatcctgaggtaggagaatttgCTCTCTGCTGTGTTCTCTATCTTTGGTCTCTCCATCTTTCTCTGGTTCATGGACATTTTTCTTAGGCTGTGTCAGACTCTGGTGATTAACTTCATCAGTGGCATTTtcattctgtttaatttttttatggatATCTTTCcgttgtaactttttttttgaaatgtccaTTTCTAAGACTTTTCCAGATACTTCATCCACCATGGACTGTTTTCCATAAATTTTCTTATGACCTTCCTTTAGTTTCCATTCAAATTCACCTATGTCAGACCGAAAACGGCCATCCTTGCATAAGGCTCCTTCAATAGTCTCACCCTTCAAGGCATAAATACAAAGTTTACTTCCTTTTTCATGAAGTTGCTTTATCTTAACAATCGTCTTTATTGTCCTTCCTATAGCAACAACATGAAAAAGAATGCATTCCATGTTTGGATTTTCACATTGGCGTAATATGTGTCCATCTTCTTCGCTACTCTTTCTTTgatgaaatgtaattttaaaatgagaatcaCTAGGCAGGCACTTGAGAGGCATTCCTAAATTTATATGTCCATCTATTGTCTTTTCTTCATAAACAATAATATTCTTATTAAACTGATTCTTCATCCTTTCACTGAAATAGTCATTAGCACTCAGGGCTGAGTAGATACTCTCACTGGGTTTACCATATGCTGTAAACACACTACGGTCTAATTTTCTGGAGTTTTCATTCAAACTAAAGGTGAAACAACATTCTTTGTTGTTCAAATTTGGATTCTGCATTTCAAGGGCTGTTTCATGCTTGCTGACTTCACTTTCAGGCTTAAAGGTGCTGCTACACCATCTTATGCCAGATAGACAATGATCAACAGGTGTGTCAGCACATGTCCGCTTCATGACAGTATCCTTAAAAAGGAAAGGTTAAAGAGGTTAAAAGGAATCACccttaataatgttttatatttttctaatgataGAACTAATAGATATTCTGAATAAAAATTGGATAATATAATGGTTAATGAATAATGGAGAAAATACTAAATCACTGTTCTATCACCAGAGATATtcattctacattttattttaatttttattttttttctctgtatactTTGATTTcgttttctgatttttaaaagtagtacTTTGATTTTCAATAAGGGTCCTAAGACCATTTAATGGGGGAAATATCATCTTTgtaacaaatggtgctagaataacTGGATATCCAGATGCAAAGAAATGAGTTATACCTAACTTGAAATGGATCAGAAATAGCCCTCTATTATTTCATATGCAGATCTAAATCTTATGTTTCTTAAATACTATGTTGCATGTGACTTTATTTTTCACTAGGCAATGTGTCACTACTTTGCGCATTAAGCAACCTTTGAAACCACAAGCTGAGGGGCTATAGAATATTTCACTGTATAATAATTTGTAATCCATCCTTTCATTGCTgaatatttagattatttccagatttttattctaaatatgacaaaatttcctacaaatataacatttttgtCTGCACATTTGAATATTTCCCTAGGTCATATTCCCAGGAGTGGAAATACCACAACTGAGGATATAAACATACTTTGCAACATATATTTTGCCTAACTGCCTTCCAGAGAATTGTATCAACTCACCCCATCCCTTCTCTCCAGCTGCTCAAGGAGACCAACCACAGTCCTATGGTTGGTTCCCTAAAAGGATCTGAGTGttactattttaaatgtttgccaATTGCTATATAAAATTCTATCTAATTTGACTGTTTTTAGAATGTA encodes:
- the LOC105496099 gene encoding serine protease FAM111B isoform X2, coding for MKRTCADTPVDHCLSGIRWCSSTFKPESEVSKHETALEMQNPNLNNKECCFTFSLNENSRKLDRSVFTAYGKPSESIYSALSANDYFSERMKNQFNKNIIVYEEKTIDGHINLGMPLKCLPSDSHFKITFHQRKSSEEDGHILRQCENPNMECILFHVVAIGRTIKTIVKIKQLHEKGSKLCIYALKGETIEGALCKDGRFRSDIGEFEWKLKEGHKKIYGKQSMVDEVSGKVLEMDISKKKLQRKDIHKKIKQNENATDEVNHQSLTQPKKNVHEPEKDGETKDREHSREQILLPQDLSHYIKGKTRQTIPRIRNYYIHSLTRKYCQINSQVRRRPHLSRQYAINLDVQKEAINLLKNSQMLNEAIMHHYPNFKEEAQWIRKYFQEEQKRMDLSPSKQFNIYKKDFGKMTANSVSVATCEQLTYHSKSVGFMEWDNNGNTGNATCFVFNGGYIFTCRHVVHLIAGENTCESLWQDIISKCAKVTFTYTEFCPTRDNWFSIEPWLFSNKTLDYAILKLKENGNAFPPGLWRQISPQPSTGLIYLIGHPQGQIKKIDGCTVIPLKERLKKYPNDCQDGLVDLCDTTSNVYPMFTQRSFLSEVWNTHTLSYDTCFSDGSSGSPVFNASGKLVALHAFGHFYQRGCNVHALIEFGYSIDSILCNIKETNESLYKLLNDEKLETYNKEKGKQESLLQDHQIEPMEC
- the LOC105496099 gene encoding serine protease FAM111B isoform X1; amino-acid sequence: MNSMKTEENKSFSATGDDQRTRPEVSEDTVMKRTCADTPVDHCLSGIRWCSSTFKPESEVSKHETALEMQNPNLNNKECCFTFSLNENSRKLDRSVFTAYGKPSESIYSALSANDYFSERMKNQFNKNIIVYEEKTIDGHINLGMPLKCLPSDSHFKITFHQRKSSEEDGHILRQCENPNMECILFHVVAIGRTIKTIVKIKQLHEKGSKLCIYALKGETIEGALCKDGRFRSDIGEFEWKLKEGHKKIYGKQSMVDEVSGKVLEMDISKKKLQRKDIHKKIKQNENATDEVNHQSLTQPKKNVHEPEKDGETKDREHSREQILLPQDLSHYIKGKTRQTIPRIRNYYIHSLTRKYCQINSQVRRRPHLSRQYAINLDVQKEAINLLKNSQMLNEAIMHHYPNFKEEAQWIRKYFQEEQKRMDLSPSKQFNIYKKDFGKMTANSVSVATCEQLTYHSKSVGFMEWDNNGNTGNATCFVFNGGYIFTCRHVVHLIAGENTCESLWQDIISKCAKVTFTYTEFCPTRDNWFSIEPWLFSNKTLDYAILKLKENGNAFPPGLWRQISPQPSTGLIYLIGHPQGQIKKIDGCTVIPLKERLKKYPNDCQDGLVDLCDTTSNVYPMFTQRSFLSEVWNTHTLSYDTCFSDGSSGSPVFNASGKLVALHAFGHFYQRGCNVHALIEFGYSIDSILCNIKETNESLYKLLNDEKLETYNKEKGKQESLLQDHQIEPMEC